In a single window of the Rhopalosiphum padi isolate XX-2018 chromosome 1, ASM2088224v1, whole genome shotgun sequence genome:
- the LOC132932188 gene encoding uncharacterized protein LOC132932188 — MDVNSVTLEADNNITSSIIADVPYVSEQNTITDIERINQTIEFNKEVISPENVALEEDNNISSSITAEVHYVSESEPDTITDIERINQTIEFNRAVPSPENVALDEDNNISSSITAEVHYVSESEPDTITDIERINQTIEFNRAVPSPENVALEEDNNISSSITAEVHYVSESEPDTITDIKRINQTIEFNNEVISPENVALDEDNNISSSITAEVHYVSESEPDTITDIERINQTIEFNRAVPSPENVALEEDNNISSSITAEVQYVSELEPDTITDIERINQTKIKNIKRSIELDPNTINHNFVKKFNFFCFRKCLFCKKTKIFKAINKCTDCRKICHRKCLKDFLQTKSEVLQLTETTTDIHGLEQDGQVMDVNSVTLEADNNISSTIIADVHYVSEQNTITDIEKINQTKIKYFKRKREVDLNTNNLEKVLDEYKLDEMDLETAHIYMNTK; from the exons ATGGACGTTAATAGTGTCACTCTGGAAGCGGACAACAATATTACGTCGTCAATAATTGCAGATGTTCCTTATGTGTCAGAACAGAACACAATAACAGATATTGAAAGAATTAACCAAACTATTGAATTTAACAAAGAAGTCATAAGTCCAGAAAACGTCGCTCTCGAAGAGGATAACAATATTTCGTCGTCAATAACTGCAGAAGTTCATTATGTGTCAGAATCGGAACCAGACACAATAACAGATATTGAAAGAATTAACCAAACTATTGAATTTAACAGAGCAGTCCCAAGTCCAGAAAATGTCGCTCTCGATGAGGATAACAATATTTCGTCGTCAATAACTGCAGAAGTTCATTATGTGTCAGAATCGGAACCAGACACAATAACAGATATTGAAAGAATTAACCAAACTATTGAATTTAACAGAGCAGTCCCAAGTCCAGAAAACGTCGCTCTCGAAGAGGATAACAATATTTCGTCGTCAATAACTGCAGAAGTTCATTATGTGTCAGAATCGGAACCAGACACAATAACAGATATTAAAAGAATTAACCAAACTATTGAATTTAACAATGAAGTCATAAGTCCAGAAAATGTCGCTCTCGATGAGGATAACAATATTTCGTCGTCAATAACTGCAGAAGTTCATTATGTGTCAGAATCGGAACCAGACACAATAACAGATATTGAAAGAATTAACCAAACTATTGAATTTAACAGAGCAGTCCCAAGTCCAGAAAACGTCGCTCTCGAAGAGGATAACAATATTTCGTCGTCAATAACTGCAGAAGTTCAATATGTGTCAGAACTGGAACCAGACACAATAACAGATATTGAAAGAATTAaccaaacaaaaatcaaaaatattaaacgatcAATTGAACTTGATCCAAAcacaattaatcataattttgtaaagaaatttaattttttttgtttcagaaaatgtttgttttgcaagaaaacaaaaatatttaaagcaatCAATAAATGCACTGATTGCCGTAAGATTTGTCATCGCAAGTGCCTGAAGGACTTCCTACAAACAAAATCAGAAGTATTACAGCTAACGGAGACAACtacg gaTATACACGGTTTGGAACAGGACGGACAAGTTATGGACGTTAATAGCGTCACTCTGGAAGCGGACAACAATATTTCGTCGACAATAATTGCAGATGTTCATTATGTGTCAGAACAGAACACAATAAcagatattgaaaaaattaaccaaacaaaaatcaaatattttaaacgaaaacgTGAAGTTGATCTAAACACAAATAATCTGGAAAAAGTTCTGGACGAATACAAATTAGATGAAATGGATCTGGAGACAGCACACATATATATGAACACTAAATAg